GCTTCCACGAAGGACCTGCGCAGCACCAGGTCCTCGGGCGGATAGCCGGTCAGGGCCATCTCCGGAAACAGCACGAGATGCGCGCCACGCCCGGCCGCGTGCCGGGTCCAGCGGACGACGAGGTCCGTGTTACCCGTGAGATCGCCGACCGTCAGGTCGATCTGCGCGAGGGCGACCCGTAGCTGCGCCATCCGGCCATTGTCACCCGCCCAGCCCGTACCGTGGTCCGGCGGTGGACAACCCACCCGCGACCTGACGGAATAGGCAGATGGACAAGCAGCAGGAATTCGTTCTACGGACCCTCGAGGAGCGGGACATCCGCTTCATCCGGCTCTGGTTCACCGACGTGCTGGGTTTCCTGAAGTCGGTCGCGGTGGCCCCGGCCGAGTTGGAGGGCGCGTTCGGTGAGGGGATCGGTTTCGACGGTTCCGCCATCGAGGGCTTCGCGCGGGTGCACGAGTCGGACATGCTGGTCCGGCCCGATCCGGCGACCTTCCAGGTCCTGCCGTGGCGGGGGGAGTCACCGGCCACCGCCCGGATGTTCTGCGACATCCTGCTGCCCGATGGGGCCCCGTCCTACGCCGATCCGCGGCACGTGCTGCGCCGTGCGCTCGGCCGCGCCGCGGAGCTCGGTTTCACCTTCTACACCCACCCCGAGGTCGAGTTCTTCCTGTTCCGCGAACGCCCCGACGGTGCGGGCTACGTCCCGCAGCCGGTCGACCATGGTGGGTATTTCGACCACACGCCCCATGACGTCGGGCACGACTTCCGGCGGGCCGCGATCACGATGCTCGAGCGGATGGGCATCTCCGTCGAGTACTCGCACCACGAGTGCGCACCGGGGCAGCAGGAGATCGACCTGCGCTACGCCGACGCGCTGACCACCGCGGACAACCTGATGACCTTCCGGCTGGTGGTCAAGGAGGTCGCCCTCGACCAGGGGGTGTTCGCCTCCTTCATGCCCAAGCCGTTCGCCGACCAGCCCGGTTCGGCGATGCACACCCACCTGTCGCTGTTCGAGGGCGACCGCAACGCCTTCCACGACGCGAGCGACCCGCTGCACCTGTCCAAGGTCGGTCGGGCGTTCGTCGCCGGGCTGCTCGTGCACGCCGCGGAGATCACCGCGGTGACCAACCAGTGGGTGAACTCCTACAAGCGGCTGTGGGGCGGCGGTGAGGCGCCGGCCTACGTCTCCTGGGGACACAACAACCGGTCGGCGCTGGTCCGGGTGCCGATGTACAAGCCGCAGAAGGGCCAGGCCACCCGGATCGAGGTCCGCTCCCCGGACAGTGCCTGCAACCCCTACCTCACCTTCGCCGTCCTGCTGGCCGCCGGCCTCAAGGGAATCGAGCAGGGCTACGAGTTGCCGGACGGTGCGGAGGACGACGTCTGGTCGCTGACCGACGCCGAGCGGCGGGCGCTGGGGATCGCGGCGCTGCCCGGCTCGCTGGCCGACGCGATCACGGTCATGGAGCGCTCCGAGCTGGTCGCCGAAACCCTCGGCGAGCACGTCTTCGACTTCTTCCTGCGCAACAAGCGCGCCGAGTGGGAGGACTACCGGCGCACCATCACCCCGTTCGAGCTCGAGCGCTACCTCCCCGTCCTCTGAGCCCGATGCCGACGGCCCGGGCGCTCGTCGTCCAGCACGCCGAGCAGGAGGGTCCGGACCGGCTGGCCGAGTGGCTGCCGGCCGCCGGCGTCGAACTGGACATCCGCCACGCCTACGCCGGAGACCAGGTTCGCCTGCCGGCCGGGAGCGTCGCCGGCCTGCTCGTCATGGGCGGCCCGATGGGAGCCACCGACGACGCCGACGCGCCCTGGTTGCCGGACACCCGCCGGATCCTCACCGAAGCGGTGGCCACCGGGCTGCCGACCCTCGCCATCTGCCTCGGCGCCCAGCTGCTCGCGGTCGCCGCCGGGGGGGCGGTGCGGCGCGGCTCGGCGGGTCCGGAGCTCGGGCTGGACGCCGTGGCGCCCAGCCCGGCGGCGGCCGAGGACCGGTTGCTGTCCTCGACCGGCCCGGTCCCGGTCCCGGTGGTGCAGTGGCACTGGGACGAGGTTGCCGAGCTGCCGCCGGGCTCGGTGCTGCTCGCCGGGTCGGCGAGGTACCCAAACCAGGCGTTCCGGGTCGGGCGGCTGGCCTGGGGCCTTCAGTTCCATCTCGAGTCCAGCGCCCGGACGGTGGCGGACTGGGCGCGGATCGACGCCGACGGGGTCCGGGCCGCCGGGTTCGATCCGGCGGCGCTCGCGGCCGGGGTGGCGGCCGGCGAGCAGCGGCTCCGCGAGGTCTGGCAGCCGGTCGCCGAGCGGTTCGCCGGCCTGGTCCGGGACCGTGCGGCGGACCGCCCGTCGCCGCCGTGACCGCCGGCCGCCCCCCGGCCGACCGGGCGAGCAGCCTGGAGGGCCGGCTGTCCCGGCTCGGCTTCACCGACACCACCCGGGTCGGCGCCACCCTGACCCGCCTCGGCCTGCTCGATGAGCCCGCGGTCCTGGACGCCCTGGCCGACGGCGCCGACCCGGATCGCGCGGTGGCGGGGCTCGGCCGGATCGTCGAGGCGGCGGGGGACCGGGCCGAGCTTCTCGAGGCCTTGCGCTCCCAGGCCGGGTTCCGGTCCCGCCTGATCGGCGTTCTCGGCGCGAGTGCCGCGCTGGCCGAGCACCTGGCCCGGCACCCGACCGACTGGCGGGCCCTGCTCGTCGACGCGACCACGGCCCGCCCCAGCCTGTACGGGTTGCAGCGCTCGCTGCTGGAGGCGGTCGGCGCGAGCGGCCCGGACGGCACGGCCGCCGGATCCGGAACCGAGGTGCTGGACGGGCTGCGCCGGGCCTACCGGCGCCAGCTGCTCACCCTGGCCGCCCGCGACCTCACCGGTTCGCTCGCCGTCGAGGACGTCGCCGGCGAGCTCGCCGACCTGGCGGCCGCGACCCTGACCGCGGCGCTCACCGTGGCCCGGGCCGGGCTGGCGGAGGGCGCCGAGCCGGCCAGGCTGGCCGTGATCGGGATGGGCAAGTGCGGCGGCCGGGAGCTCAACTACGTCAGCGACGTCGACGTCCTGTTCGTCGCGGAGCCGATGCCGGGAGGTCACGAGGAGGCGGCGCTGCGCACCGCGACCCGGCTCGCCACCGGGCTGGTCCGGGCCTGCGCGGAGACGACGTCGGAAGGCGCGATCTGGCCGGTCGACGCGGCACTGCGCCCGGAGGGCAAGTCCGGTCCGCTGGTCCGCACCCTGGCCAGCCACGAGGCCTACTACCGGCGGTGGGCTAAGACCTGGGAGTTCCAGGCGCTGCTCAAGGCCCGGCCGGTCGCGGGCGACCTGGAGCTCGGCAACGCGTTCGTCGGGACCGTCGCCCCGCTGGTGTGGACCTCGGCCGGCCGGCCGCGCCTGGTCGAGGAGATCCAGGCGATGCGCCGCCGGGTCGAGGGCACGTTGCCCCGCGCGTCGGCCGAACGGGAGGTGAAACTCGGCCCGGGTGGCCTGCGCGACGTCGAGTTCGCCGTGCAGCTGCTTCAGCTCGTCCACGGCCGGACCGATCCCACGTTGCGCAGCGGAACCACCCTGCTCGCGCTGGACACCTTGGCCACCGGCGGCTACGTCGGCCGCGACGACGCCACCCACCTCGCCGCGGCCTACCGGTTCCTCCGGCTGGTGGAGCACCGGCTCCAGCTCGAGCGTCTGCGTCGCACGCACACCGTTCCGGACGACGCGGTCGCGCTGCGCCGGCTCGGGCGGTCCCTCGGCTACCGTCGCGACCCGGTCGAGGAGTTCGCGGCCCAGCGATCGGCGCATGCCCGGGAGGTCCGCCGGCTGCACGAGAAGTTGTTCTACCGGCCGCTGCTCGGCGCGGTCGCCCGGCTGCCCGCGGAGCAGGCCGGCCTGGCCCCGGACGCGGCGCTGGCGCGGCTCGCCGCGCTCGGGTTCGCCGACCCGGCCGCGTCGCTTCGCCACCTGGAGGCGCTGACCAGCGGCGTCAGCCGGCGGGCGGCGATCCAGCGGACCCTGCTGCCGGTGATGCTCGGCTGGTTCGCGGACGCCGCCGACCCGGACGCCGGGCTGCTCGCCTTCCGCCAGGTCAGCGAGTCGCTCGGCGGAACCCCCTGGTACCTGCGCCTGCTCCGGGACGAGGGTGCGGTCGCGGAACGGCTCGCCAGGCTGCTCGCGACCAGCCGGTACGTCGCCGACCTGCTCGGCCGGGCGCCGGCGGCGGTCGCCATGCTCGGCTCGGAACCCGAGCTGCGGGCCCGGCCGCGGGCCGCCGTGCAGGCGGAGATGCTCGCGACCGTTCGGCGCAACGAGGACTGGGAGGCCGCGGTCGTCGCGGTCCGCGGGGTCCGTCGCCACGAGGTGCTGCGGATCGCCTGCGCCGACCTGCTCGGCCTCGCGGCGATCGAGGAGGTCGGCCCGGCGCTGTCCGAGGTGGCGGCGGCCACCCTGGCCGCCGCCCTGGAGACCGCGACCCGGAAGTTGACCGCCGAGCGGCGCGGCCCGTTGTCGGCCCGGCTCGCGGTCATCGGCATGGGCCGGCTCGGTGGCCGGGAGCAGGGTTACGGCAGCGATGCCGACGTCCTGTTCGTCTACGAACCGCTGGCCGGTGCGGGCGACTCGCCCCAGGTCACCCAGGACGCCCACGACCTCGCCCAGGAGCTGCGCCGGCTGCTCGCGCTGCCCGCGCTCGACCCGTCGGTCGTCGTCGACGCCGACCTGCGTCCGGAGGGTCGGCAGGGTCCGCTGGTCCGCAGCCTCGACTCCTACGCGGCCTACTACCGGCGGTGGGCGAAGACCTGGGAGGTGCAGGCGTTGCTCCGCGCCAGCCCGGTCGCCGGAGACGAGGACCTCGGACGCCGCTTCGGGGAGTTGGCCGACACCTACCGCTGGCCGGTGACCGGTCTGGACCCGACGGCCGAGCGGGAGATCCGCCGGATCAAGGCCCGGATCGAGGCCGAGCGGCTCCCCCGCGGCGCCGACCCCGGGCTGCACATGAAACTCGGGCGCGGCGGCCTCGCCGACGTCGAGTGGACCGTGCAGCTGCTCCAGCTCCGGCACGGCCACGCGACGCCCGGGCTGCGGACCACCGGCACCGTGCCCGCGCTCGAGGCAGCCCGGGCGGCGGGCCTGCTCGATCCGTCCGACGCCGAGAAGTTGCTGGCCGCCTGGCGACTCGCCAGCCGGGTCCGCAACGCCGTGTTGCTCGTCCGCGGCCGGCCGGCCGACTCGGTGCCGACCGACCTGCGCACGCTGGCCGGCGTCGGCCGGGCACTTGGCTACCCCGCCGGCGAAACCGGTGCCCTGCTCGAGGACTACCTTCGGGTCACCCGCCGGGCGCGGGCCGTCGTCGAGAGGGTCTTCTTCGGATGAGCACAGTGTTTCCGGTCGCCCGCCAGGTCGCCGTCGAGGGCGTCCGGTTTTCCCTGCACCGGCTGGACCCGTCGCGTCGGCGCCGCACGACCCCGGTGCTGCTGCTGCACGGCGTGCCGCAGACGGCCCTCGTTTGGCGGCAAATAGCGGGAGAACTGGGCACCGATCGGACCGTGCTCGCCCCGGACCTCAAGGGCCTTGGGGCCAGCGAGTCGACCGGCCGCTACGACATCGCAACCCTGGTCCACGAACTGGCGGCGTTGGTCCTGCACGAGGTCGAAGGCCCGGTCGACGTGGTCGGGCACGACTGGGGCGGTTCGCTGGCGCTGGCCCTGTCCGCCGCCCGGCCGGAGCTCGTCCGGCGACTGGTCGTCGTGTCCGCCCCTTATCGGCACATCGATCTGCTGCACGCGTTCCACATCCCGCTGTTCAGCCTGCCGCTGCTGCCGGAGCTCACCTTCAGGCTCGGCCGGGAGCGGTTGGTCCGGTCGATGATCCGCTACTGCTGGAAATCACCGACCGCGCTGGACCCGCAGATCATGGCGGCGTATGCGGCGGCGTACGCCGACCCGGGACGGGTCCGCGCGATGCTCGCCTACTACCGGGCGACCACCCGCCCCCGGCTCGCCTCGCTGGCGGTCGGGGCGATGGTGCCTTCCCGGCGCCGCCGGCTCCCGCCGTCGCGGGTGAACGCCGAACGCCGGCTGGTGGTCTGGGGGGCGGCCGACCCGGTGCTCCCGCTGGCGGTCGGCGAGGCGGTGGTCCGCGACCTCGGGCCGGGCACGGTCTTCGTGACCGTCCCGGGCGTGGGTCACTTCCCGGTCGAGGAGGCCCCCGAGACGGTGCTGGCGACGATCGCGGACTTCCTTCGCCAGCCGAGCAGTGCGGAGAACGGCCGGCGCGCGAGCAGCGACTCGGCCCCGTAACCGAGGCCGATCGCGAGCACCCCGCCGGCCGCGTCGGCGAGGAAATGGTTCGCGGTGCCGATGATGACGAAGAACGTGATGAGCGGGTAGGCGACGGCGAGCGCCTTGACCCAGCGCCGGCGCGAGAGCGTCGCGATCGTGACACCGCACCACACCGCCCAGGCGAGGTGCAGCGACGGCATGGCCGCGTACTGGTTGGACGCCTTCGCCACCGCCCCGGAACCCCACGATCCCCAGGTGTGGAACTTGAGCACGGTGTCGACGAAGCCGGCGTTCGCCAGCATCCGTGGCGGCGCCAGCGCGTAGAGGTAGAAGCCGAGCAGGCCCAGGCCGGTGGTGACGAACAGCACGGTGCGGGCCGCCCGGAAGGCCAGCGGACGCTTCGCGTATACCCAGACCAGCGCGCCGATCGTGACCACGAAGTGCGTGGTCGCGTACCAGTAGTTCGCGGCGAACGCCAGCCAGTGCACGTGGTCGACGAAGTGGTTGATCGCCAGCTCGGGATCCAGATGCAGGCGCCGCTCGACGCTGAGGATCTCGCGCGCCCGGGACATCGCCGCCCCGACATGGCTCGGCAGCGCGTTGCGGGTCAGCGTGTACAGCGCGTAGCACACCCCGATGAACAGGACCTCCTGCCACCACCGCGGCCGCCGGCGACCCGCCGGACGGACGTCGGGCACCCGCGGCGGATCGTCGACGCCCAGGCCGCCCCCCGATTCACTCATCTCCAACGAGGCCCTCGCGCTCACCCTGGCTGCGCCGCGTCCCGGATCCGGTGGCGGGTTTCCTGGAGCGCGCCGAGCAGCGTCCGGGCGTCCGACTTGGGGGCGCCGACCTGCTCCTCGAACGCCTCGTCGGCCAGGGCTTCCAGCGCCTCGACGACGCACTGGGCGAGGAGTAGCAGCTCGGGCTCGCTGAACTGGATGGTCGCCGAGTCGGCGGACACACTCTGCGGTTGCATGGGCACATGATGCCCAACGCCGGCGGCTATCCCACCCCCACCCGGGCGCTGATCGCGGCGGCGAACCCGGTCGGCCCGTCGGGGGCATGGTCGAGAAAGAGCGCGGGTTCGGTGATCTCCAGCTCGAGGAGCACCGGTGCGCCGTCCTTGCCCGGGATCAGATCCACCCGGGCGTAGAGCAGCCGGTGGCCACCGCCCGGAACGGCATCGAGCACGCGACGAGCCACCTCCAGCTCGGTACCGGAGACGTCCCGGGGGGTGATCCGCGGTGCCGGTCGGCGGTCCGGGTCCGCAGCCCGGGCGGGCTCGAGCAGTGCCGCCTTGGTGACCGCATGGCTGAATCGACCGCCGAGGAACACCAGGGCGGCCTCGCCGAGCTCGTCGACCCCGCCCAGATACGGCTGAAGCATGGCCGGGCGGCCGGCCGCCAGCAGGGCCTCGACGTGCCGCCGCGCGGCCTTCGCCTGGGCCGGTTCCGCGAGGTCGTACCGGGCGGTGTCCCGAGCGCCGGCGCTCACCACTGGCTTCACCACGCACTCACCATGGCGGGGCAGCTGCCGGGCCGGCCCGCCCGGTTCGAACCAGGTCGTCACGGGCACCGGGACGCCGGCCGAGCCGAGATCGCGCAGGTAGTGCTTGTCGGTGTTCCAGCGGAGCAGGTCGGCGGGGTTGGCCAGCCGGGGCACGGACTCGGCCCAGGCGACGAACTCCGCGCGCCGGCTCGGGTAGTCCCACGGGGTGCGCACGACGACCAGGTCGTAACCCGCCCAGTCCACGCCCGGGTCGTCCCAGACCGCCGGCCGGGCCTCGATGCCGAGCTCGCGCAACGAGGCCAGCAGCGACCGGTCGTCCGGCTCGAGGTCGGCAAGCTCCGCCGAGGTGACCAGCGCGACCGTTCGGGTGCGCGCGATCGTCACCGGCGCAGGGTAAGGGTCGCGTCGGGCCGGCGGAGCGGCCGGGAGAGGATGTCCCCATGACGCGACATCTGGACGGCACGGTGGCCCTGGTGACCGGGGCCAGCTCGGGAATCGGCGAGGCGACCGCCCTCGCCCTGGCCGAGCAGGGCGCCGCGGTGGCCCTGGTGGCCCGGCGCAAGGACCGGCTCGACGCGCTCGCCGAGCGGGTGCGCGCGGCCGGGGGAGTGGCCGAGGTGCTCGAGGCCGACGTCGTCGAACCGGCGCAGGCCCAGCACGCCGTCGAGCGCACCGTCGCCCAACTCGGCCGGCTCGACATCCTGATCAACAACGCCGGCGTGATGCTGCTCGGGCCGGCGGTCGGCGCACCGCTCGAGGAGTGGGAGCGGATGATCTCGCTCAACCTGCTCGGGCTGCTGTACTGCTCGCACGCCGCCGTGCCGCATCTCATCGAGGCCGCCGAGACCAGCGACCGGCGGGTCGCCGATCTCGTCAACGTCAGCTCGGTCGCCGGCCGGGTCGCCCGCAGCGGGTCCGGGGTATACAACGCCACCAAGTTCGGGGTCGGGGCGTTCAGCGAGTCGCTGCGCCAGGAGGTGACCGGGCGTCACGTCCGGGTGTCGCTCGTGGAGCCGGGTGCGGTCGAGACGGAGCTGGCCGGGCACAACCGGCCGGAGGTTCTCCAAACGCTGGCCGCCCGGTTCTCCGGAATCGAGCGGATGCAGGCCGGGGACATCGCCGACGCGATCAGCTACATCGTGACCCGACCGCGACACGTGGCGGTCAACGAACTGCTCATCCGACCTACCGAGCAGCAGGGTTGAGCGCCCCGTCCGGCGCGCTGGCCCATAAGCCGAGTCCGGCCGTCCCGAGGGCGGCGGCGGTCGCGAGGATTGCCGCGCGGGGCTTGAGGTAACCCTGCCGTCCGGCCAGGTAGCCGGCCAGGGCGTCGGCCAGGTCGACGGCCGCGTGCCGGCGCAGGATTGCGGGCCGAGCGGCTTCCGCCGCGAGCAGCACCTCCACGGCCAGGGCGGCCTCCCGCACGCCGAACAGCCGGCCGAGGTAAGGGCCGGCCGGGTTCTCCTTGCGGCTTATCCCGAACAGCGCACCGGACAGGGTCGGTGCCAGCCAGGTGCCGGCGGCGAACCCGCCCCGGATCGTGACGACGGCGGTTCGGGCTTGCTCGCGGGACAGGGTCATGACGGTCCTCCGGGGGTCGGCGCGGCTTGCGGTGTGAACGTTGCGAGGCCCAGCTGTTCGCGCACCGGGGTGACCCGATCGCCTCGAGGGCGACCGCCTTGCCCAACCCGGTGCCGCCTCCCGTGATCAGTACCGGTACCCACGACTTCCGGCCGCCGGCCCAGCTCCTCGAAGATCTCGAACAGTTGCCCGTCCATCGCGTCGTCGAACGCGTCGTGTGCGCTCGGGTCGTTGATGACGACGGCGACCGCACCTTCGATGTCGAGCCGGACCCGTCCGCGCACCGGGGCTCCCTCCGCCGGCGCCCAGTCTGGCAGGAACTGGGCCGGGCTGGTCCGGTGGATGCGCGGGCCGTAGGGTCCGCGCTATGCCTGCACTCGCTACCCTCGGGCGGATGGTCGGACGGCCCGGCCGGACGAGCAGTGCCGCACTGGCCCTGTCCGGCATCGCCATCGCCGCGATGCCGCGGCGCACCGCCGCCACGCTCGGGCTCACGGCGTCCTCGGCCCGCGGGCTGGCGGAAACCCGAGCCGGGCTCGGCGGGACGTTCGCGGGGCTCGGGCTGTGGGCCTTCGCCCGCGGTTCCTCAGACGCGTACACGGCGGTCGGGATGACCTGGCTCGGGGCGGCCGCGCTGCGGCTGGCCGCCCTGCGGCTCGACCGCCCGGATCCGGACTGGTCGTACTGGGCCTACCTCGCCGCCGAGCTCAGCCTCGGCGTCGGTGCGGTGGCCGCGGGTGGTCGCCGGGCATCGACCTAGGCTGCCAGCCGTGCGCAGGTCGACGGCCCGGGCCCGGCCCTGGGCCCTCCTGGTGATCGCCGCGGCGGGGTTGTCGGGGATCGGCGCCGCCTTCGCGCTCGTCATCTGGCTGCCGAGCTACCGCCCGGCGCTCCGGCCGGGCGAGCGGTATGGCGTGGACGTGTCGGCGTTCCAAGGGCGGATCGACTGGCCGTCGGTGGCCGGTGACCACATCGGATTCGCCTACATCAAGGCCACCGAGGGCGCGAACTTCGTCGACCCCGAATTCGTGCGGAACTGGGCGGCCGCCGGGTCCGCGGGCCTGGCCCGCGGTGCGTACCACTTCTTCTCGCTCTGCGTCCCCGGGATCGTGCAGGCGCGCAACTTCATGCAGGCGGTGCCCCCGGATCCCGCGGCGCTGGCGCCCGCTCTCGACCTGGAGCTGGCCGGCAACTGCCACGCCCGGCCGAGCGCGGAGACCGTCGCCGCGCAGTTGGCGGCCTTCCTCCAGGCGGTGCAGGCCGCCACCGGTCGTCAGGTCGTTCTCTACCTGGGGAGCGACTTCGCGTACCGATATCCGCTGCCGGTCGAGCAAAGCCAGCCGCTGTGGCTGC
The sequence above is drawn from the Mycobacteriales bacterium genome and encodes:
- the glnA gene encoding type I glutamate--ammonia ligase; amino-acid sequence: MDKQQEFVLRTLEERDIRFIRLWFTDVLGFLKSVAVAPAELEGAFGEGIGFDGSAIEGFARVHESDMLVRPDPATFQVLPWRGESPATARMFCDILLPDGAPSYADPRHVLRRALGRAAELGFTFYTHPEVEFFLFRERPDGAGYVPQPVDHGGYFDHTPHDVGHDFRRAAITMLERMGISVEYSHHECAPGQQEIDLRYADALTTADNLMTFRLVVKEVALDQGVFASFMPKPFADQPGSAMHTHLSLFEGDRNAFHDASDPLHLSKVGRAFVAGLLVHAAEITAVTNQWVNSYKRLWGGGEAPAYVSWGHNNRSALVRVPMYKPQKGQATRIEVRSPDSACNPYLTFAVLLAAGLKGIEQGYELPDGAEDDVWSLTDAERRALGIAALPGSLADAITVMERSELVAETLGEHVFDFFLRNKRAEWEDYRRTITPFELERYLPVL
- a CDS encoding type 1 glutamine amidotransferase: MPTARALVVQHAEQEGPDRLAEWLPAAGVELDIRHAYAGDQVRLPAGSVAGLLVMGGPMGATDDADAPWLPDTRRILTEAVATGLPTLAICLGAQLLAVAAGGAVRRGSAGPELGLDAVAPSPAAAEDRLLSSTGPVPVPVVQWHWDEVAELPPGSVLLAGSARYPNQAFRVGRLAWGLQFHLESSARTVADWARIDADGVRAAGFDPAALAAGVAAGEQRLREVWQPVAERFAGLVRDRAADRPSPP
- a CDS encoding bifunctional [glutamine synthetase] adenylyltransferase/[glutamine synthetase]-adenylyl-L-tyrosine phosphorylase, producing MTAGRPPADRASSLEGRLSRLGFTDTTRVGATLTRLGLLDEPAVLDALADGADPDRAVAGLGRIVEAAGDRAELLEALRSQAGFRSRLIGVLGASAALAEHLARHPTDWRALLVDATTARPSLYGLQRSLLEAVGASGPDGTAAGSGTEVLDGLRRAYRRQLLTLAARDLTGSLAVEDVAGELADLAAATLTAALTVARAGLAEGAEPARLAVIGMGKCGGRELNYVSDVDVLFVAEPMPGGHEEAALRTATRLATGLVRACAETTSEGAIWPVDAALRPEGKSGPLVRTLASHEAYYRRWAKTWEFQALLKARPVAGDLELGNAFVGTVAPLVWTSAGRPRLVEEIQAMRRRVEGTLPRASAEREVKLGPGGLRDVEFAVQLLQLVHGRTDPTLRSGTTLLALDTLATGGYVGRDDATHLAAAYRFLRLVEHRLQLERLRRTHTVPDDAVALRRLGRSLGYRRDPVEEFAAQRSAHAREVRRLHEKLFYRPLLGAVARLPAEQAGLAPDAALARLAALGFADPAASLRHLEALTSGVSRRAAIQRTLLPVMLGWFADAADPDAGLLAFRQVSESLGGTPWYLRLLRDEGAVAERLARLLATSRYVADLLGRAPAAVAMLGSEPELRARPRAAVQAEMLATVRRNEDWEAAVVAVRGVRRHEVLRIACADLLGLAAIEEVGPALSEVAAATLAAALETATRKLTAERRGPLSARLAVIGMGRLGGREQGYGSDADVLFVYEPLAGAGDSPQVTQDAHDLAQELRRLLALPALDPSVVVDADLRPEGRQGPLVRSLDSYAAYYRRWAKTWEVQALLRASPVAGDEDLGRRFGELADTYRWPVTGLDPTAEREIRRIKARIEAERLPRGADPGLHMKLGRGGLADVEWTVQLLQLRHGHATPGLRTTGTVPALEAARAAGLLDPSDAEKLLAAWRLASRVRNAVLLVRGRPADSVPTDLRTLAGVGRALGYPAGETGALLEDYLRVTRRARAVVERVFFG
- a CDS encoding alpha/beta hydrolase — its product is MSTVFPVARQVAVEGVRFSLHRLDPSRRRRTTPVLLLHGVPQTALVWRQIAGELGTDRTVLAPDLKGLGASESTGRYDIATLVHELAALVLHEVEGPVDVVGHDWGGSLALALSAARPELVRRLVVVSAPYRHIDLLHAFHIPLFSLPLLPELTFRLGRERLVRSMIRYCWKSPTALDPQIMAAYAAAYADPGRVRAMLAYYRATTRPRLASLAVGAMVPSRRRRLPPSRVNAERRLVVWGAADPVLPLAVGEAVVRDLGPGTVFVTVPGVGHFPVEEAPETVLATIADFLRQPSSAENGRRASSDSAP
- a CDS encoding phosphatase PAP2 family protein, encoding MSARASLEMSESGGGLGVDDPPRVPDVRPAGRRRPRWWQEVLFIGVCYALYTLTRNALPSHVGAAMSRAREILSVERRLHLDPELAINHFVDHVHWLAFAANYWYATTHFVVTIGALVWVYAKRPLAFRAARTVLFVTTGLGLLGFYLYALAPPRMLANAGFVDTVLKFHTWGSWGSGAVAKASNQYAAMPSLHLAWAVWCGVTIATLSRRRWVKALAVAYPLITFFVIIGTANHFLADAAGGVLAIGLGYGAESLLARRPFSALLGWRRKSAIVASTVSGASSTGK
- a CDS encoding SDR family NAD(P)-dependent oxidoreductase — its product is MTRHLDGTVALVTGASSGIGEATALALAEQGAAVALVARRKDRLDALAERVRAAGGVAEVLEADVVEPAQAQHAVERTVAQLGRLDILINNAGVMLLGPAVGAPLEEWERMISLNLLGLLYCSHAAVPHLIEAAETSDRRVADLVNVSSVAGRVARSGSGVYNATKFGVGAFSESLRQEVTGRHVRVSLVEPGAVETELAGHNRPEVLQTLAARFSGIERMQAGDIADAISYIVTRPRHVAVNELLIRPTEQQG
- a CDS encoding GH25 family lysozyme, with the translated sequence MRRSTARARPWALLVIAAAGLSGIGAAFALVIWLPSYRPALRPGERYGVDVSAFQGRIDWPSVAGDHIGFAYIKATEGANFVDPEFVRNWAAAGSAGLARGAYHFFSLCVPGIVQARNFMQAVPPDPAALAPALDLELAGNCHARPSAETVAAQLAAFLQAVQAATGRQVVLYLGSDFAYRYPLPVEQSQPLWLRRLFRRPPGRQWVFWQVDGNADVSGITGDVDLDVMRPGSP